Proteins encoded together in one Candidatus Kaiserbacteria bacterium window:
- a CDS encoding MgtC/SapB family protein, protein MFFEFDPTLFTIFFQLTLAAVLGLILGAERSIAGKSAGMRTFALVSLGACLFTVISILITTEYFGKVNFDPMRVPAAIITGIGFIGAGLIMFRQNLMRGLTTGAGMWIAAGVGMGVGFGLYAIAAYTTALTLFIFTAVWFIEAKLKVHFGRHNVEPIRGTEGETEE, encoded by the coding sequence ATGTTCTTCGAATTTGATCCAACTCTTTTCACTATCTTTTTTCAGCTCACCCTTGCCGCAGTGCTCGGGCTCATTCTTGGTGCTGAACGATCTATCGCCGGAAAAAGCGCCGGAATGCGAACATTTGCGCTTGTATCACTTGGTGCCTGTTTGTTTACCGTTATTTCTATTCTTATAACAACAGAATACTTTGGGAAGGTAAACTTTGATCCAATGCGTGTTCCTGCAGCTATTATTACTGGTATTGGATTTATTGGTGCAGGTCTTATTATGTTTCGCCAAAACCTCATGCGCGGATTAACAACAGGTGCAGGTATGTGGATTGCCGCTGGAGTAGGAATGGGAGTTGGCTTTGGCTTATATGCCATCGCAGCATACACAACAGCTTTAACACTCTTCATCTTCACTGCTGTATGGTTTATCGAAGCAAAATTGAAAGTACACTTTGGTCGGCATAATGTAGAACCGATACGCGGTACTGAGGGCGAGACAGAAGAATAG
- a CDS encoding PD-(D/E)XK nuclease family protein, with the protein MSSFYKPHRKTDWNYGGPRWRLSRSKIDLFVSCPRCFYIDNKLGTARPPGFPFNLNSAVDALFKVEFDLHRKAQTPHPIMEEYGIDAVPFQHADIDEWRENFKGVAVLHEPTGFTVSGAVDDVWVNKEEELFVVDYKSTSKDERIDALDQDWHDGYKRQMEIYQWLLRQKGFTVSNTGYFVYANARKDKEMFDNRLDFETTLISYDGNDNWIEQTLANIQLCLDDPRIPKASTECDYCTYREAVGTVVLKNKEARTSTNSPKEIPKQKKNDTLF; encoded by the coding sequence ATGTCTTCTTTTTATAAACCTCATCGAAAAACAGATTGGAACTACGGTGGCCCGCGATGGAGATTGTCTCGATCAAAAATAGATCTTTTTGTATCGTGTCCTCGCTGTTTTTATATAGACAACAAATTAGGAACTGCACGTCCTCCAGGCTTTCCATTTAACCTTAACTCAGCAGTTGATGCTCTATTTAAGGTTGAGTTTGATTTGCATCGTAAGGCTCAAACACCACACCCGATTATGGAAGAGTACGGTATCGACGCCGTGCCATTTCAACACGCGGACATAGACGAGTGGCGCGAAAACTTTAAGGGTGTTGCCGTGTTGCATGAGCCAACGGGCTTTACTGTTTCAGGGGCGGTAGACGATGTGTGGGTAAACAAAGAAGAGGAGTTATTCGTTGTTGACTATAAATCAACAAGTAAAGACGAACGCATAGACGCACTCGACCAAGACTGGCATGATGGATACAAACGACAGATGGAGATATACCAGTGGCTGCTTCGACAAAAAGGCTTCACTGTTTCTAACACTGGATATTTTGTGTACGCAAACGCACGAAAAGACAAAGAAATGTTTGATAATCGCCTTGATTTTGAGACAACCCTCATTAGCTACGATGGAAATGATAACTGGATTGAACAAACTCTCGCCAACATACAACTATGTCTTGATGATCCACGGATTCCGAAAGCATCAACTGAATGCGATTACTGCACATACCGTGAAGCAGTTGGGACTGTTGTACTCAAAAACAAAGAAGCCCGCACAAGTACCAACTCACCAAAAGAAATACCGAAACAGAAAAAGAATGATACGCTTTTTTAG
- a CDS encoding MGMT family protein, which produces MTKNVAFSEKVRDVVRAIPKGEVRTYKEVAIAAGSPHAARAVGTIMRNNYLEDVPCHRVIRSDGGLGGYNRGGVAKKKELLTREGFYKK; this is translated from the coding sequence ATGACCAAGAATGTTGCATTTTCAGAAAAAGTAAGAGATGTAGTGCGCGCTATACCGAAAGGGGAAGTGCGAACCTATAAAGAAGTAGCGATTGCAGCTGGTTCACCTCATGCTGCACGCGCCGTAGGTACTATAATGCGGAACAACTATCTTGAGGACGTACCGTGTCATCGAGTTATTCGTTCAGATGGTGGTTTAGGTGGCTACAATCGAGGTGGCGTTGCAAAAAAGAAAGAACTTCTTACTCGCGAAGGATTTTATAAAAAATAA
- a CDS encoding insulinase family protein gives MKFETHTLKNGMRVLLAPSTGSESVTVMVMTGTGSRYETKEENGMAHFLEHMLFKGTKNRKSARIIAEEIDAVGGQMNAFTSKDHTAYYAKVDKKHISTALSVISDIFLNPTLPPEEIKRERGAVVEEINMYEDMPMRSVLDDADITLFGANHPLGRTILGPKKNILSFTRKQFTEYFNRNYVASNSALCIAGSFSKTQVLKEAEKLFKNMRVGETPECAPYEEEQHEPRVNIKKKKTDQTHLVISVPSYPFDHANEAAAEVLAAILGGGMSSRLFSEVRERRGLAYYVRAENDVYSDVGSFYMRAGVANISAHDAIAMIVKELKKITKKAVTSQELQKGKEYVKGTFALSLDTTDAQAQFIGYTALVRGKKSGLDAFNKKVDAVTAQQLLKVAKDLFKTENLNLTIIGPHTDEKAFLKLLKV, from the coding sequence ATGAAATTTGAAACACATACACTAAAAAACGGAATGCGCGTATTGCTCGCACCTTCAACCGGCTCAGAGTCTGTAACCGTTATGGTGATGACAGGAACTGGCTCACGGTATGAGACAAAAGAAGAAAACGGTATGGCTCACTTCCTTGAGCACATGCTTTTTAAAGGCACAAAGAACAGAAAGAGTGCTCGGATAATAGCAGAAGAGATAGATGCAGTTGGTGGGCAAATGAATGCGTTTACGTCAAAAGATCACACTGCGTATTACGCTAAGGTAGATAAGAAGCACATTAGTACTGCGTTGAGTGTTATTTCAGATATTTTCCTGAATCCAACATTGCCACCAGAAGAAATAAAACGAGAACGAGGTGCGGTTGTCGAAGAGATTAATATGTACGAAGACATGCCAATGCGCTCAGTGTTAGATGATGCCGACATTACGTTGTTTGGTGCGAACCACCCATTGGGGCGAACTATCCTTGGGCCAAAGAAAAACATTCTTTCATTTACACGAAAGCAGTTCACTGAATACTTTAATCGAAACTATGTGGCGAGTAACTCAGCACTGTGTATTGCTGGTTCTTTCTCTAAGACACAGGTTCTCAAAGAAGCAGAGAAACTATTTAAGAACATGAGAGTTGGCGAGACTCCTGAATGTGCTCCGTACGAAGAGGAGCAACATGAACCTCGCGTGAATATAAAAAAGAAGAAAACCGACCAAACACACCTTGTGATATCAGTACCCTCATATCCGTTTGACCATGCGAATGAAGCAGCAGCCGAAGTGCTCGCTGCAATTTTAGGAGGCGGTATGTCGAGTAGGCTTTTTAGTGAAGTTCGTGAAAGGAGAGGGCTTGCCTACTACGTGCGCGCAGAAAATGATGTGTACAGTGATGTCGGAAGTTTTTACATGCGAGCGGGAGTTGCAAACATCAGTGCACACGACGCTATCGCTATGATTGTGAAAGAATTGAAGAAGATAACTAAAAAAGCTGTGACATCACAAGAGCTACAAAAAGGAAAAGAGTACGTAAAAGGAACATTCGCCCTGTCTCTTGATACTACGGACGCACAGGCACAGTTTATTGGGTACACAGCACTTGTGCGTGGTAAGAAAAGTGGCCTCGATGCGTTCAATAAAAAAGTAGATGCGGTCACGGCACAACAACTGCTCAAGGTTGCAAAAGATTTGTTTAAAACAGAGAACCTAAACCTGACAATCATTGGTCCTCACACAGACGAAAAAGCGTTTTTGAAGCTTTTAAAAGTATAG